Proteins found in one Tsukamurella paurometabola DSM 20162 genomic segment:
- the fabG gene encoding 3-oxoacyl-ACP reductase FabG, with amino-acid sequence MTTQRVAIVTGAARGIGAEVARRLASDGHKVAVLDLDETACAAVAQEIVAAGGQAIGVGVDVADEEKVATAVGRVAEELGAPTILVNNAGILRDNLLFKMSLSDWDQVMAVHLRGAFLMSREVQKYQTKEGWGRIINLSSTSALGNRGQANYSAAKAGMQGFTKTLAFELGKFGVTANAIAPGFIATDMTAATAERIGVPFEDFKAAAAKEIPVQRVGAPSDIAHTASFFASEGAGFVSGQVIYVAGGPKD; translated from the coding sequence ATGACCACCCAACGTGTTGCCATCGTGACCGGTGCCGCCCGCGGCATCGGCGCCGAAGTCGCCCGCCGGCTCGCCTCCGACGGCCACAAGGTGGCCGTCCTCGATCTCGACGAAACCGCCTGCGCAGCCGTCGCGCAAGAGATCGTCGCCGCGGGTGGCCAGGCTATCGGCGTCGGCGTCGACGTCGCCGACGAAGAGAAGGTGGCGACCGCAGTCGGCCGTGTCGCCGAAGAACTGGGCGCTCCCACGATCCTGGTCAACAACGCCGGCATCCTTCGCGACAACCTGCTGTTCAAAATGTCGCTCTCCGACTGGGACCAGGTGATGGCCGTGCATCTGCGCGGCGCATTCCTGATGTCGCGCGAGGTGCAGAAGTACCAGACCAAGGAGGGGTGGGGCCGGATCATCAACCTCTCCTCCACGTCTGCCCTCGGCAACCGCGGGCAGGCGAACTACTCGGCAGCGAAGGCCGGTATGCAGGGCTTCACCAAGACCCTCGCGTTCGAGCTCGGCAAGTTCGGCGTGACCGCGAACGCGATCGCACCGGGCTTCATCGCCACCGATATGACCGCCGCGACGGCTGAGCGGATCGGTGTCCCTTTCGAGGACTTCAAAGCCGCAGCCGCCAAGGAGATCCCGGTACAGCGAGTGGGAGCACCGTCCGATATCGCGCACACCGCCAGCTTCTTCGCCAGTGAGGGAGCGGGTTTCGTCTCCGGGCAGGTCATCTACGTGGCCGGTGGGCCCAAGGACTGA
- a CDS encoding acyl-CoA dehydrogenase family protein, whose amino-acid sequence MEFGYDATTTELIAEVNEFMESHVYPAEETFHRQLGELDNRWAWDSVPVLQELRAEARRRGFWNFFLPGEGGAGLTNLQYAPLAEISGRALHLAPAVFNCAAPDTGNMEVLNEFGTPEQKERWLTPLLDGSIRSAFAMTEPDVASSDATNIGLSIVRDGDDYVINGRKWWITGAMNPNCKIFIVMGKTAPDAERHRQQSQILVPRETPGVEVLRGMEVFGYDDHNHGGHAEMRFTDVRVPASNLIGEEGGGFAVAQARLGPGRIHHCMRSIGVAERAVELMCDRVSGRTAFGKPLSEQGVIRDWIAESRVKIEQLRLLVLKTAWLMDTVGNRGAHTEIQAIKIATPQTVQWILDKAIQAHGAGGLSQDFTLAEYYAGIRTLRFADGPDEVHKNSLARAELKKRAAAK is encoded by the coding sequence ATGGAATTCGGATACGACGCCACGACCACGGAGCTGATCGCCGAGGTCAACGAGTTCATGGAGAGCCACGTGTACCCGGCGGAAGAGACGTTCCACCGGCAGCTGGGGGAACTCGACAACCGCTGGGCCTGGGACAGCGTTCCCGTGCTGCAGGAACTGCGCGCCGAGGCCCGTCGGCGTGGATTCTGGAACTTCTTCCTACCCGGTGAGGGCGGCGCCGGACTGACCAACCTCCAGTACGCTCCGCTGGCCGAGATCTCGGGCCGCGCATTGCATCTGGCCCCCGCGGTATTCAACTGCGCCGCGCCCGACACCGGCAACATGGAGGTGCTCAACGAGTTCGGTACCCCGGAGCAGAAGGAGCGCTGGCTCACGCCTCTGCTCGACGGGTCGATCCGGTCTGCGTTCGCGATGACCGAGCCCGACGTCGCCAGCTCCGATGCCACCAACATCGGGCTGTCCATCGTCCGCGACGGCGACGACTACGTGATCAACGGCCGCAAATGGTGGATCACCGGTGCCATGAATCCCAACTGCAAGATCTTCATCGTCATGGGCAAGACAGCGCCCGATGCCGAACGACACCGCCAGCAGTCCCAGATCCTGGTGCCGCGTGAGACTCCCGGGGTCGAGGTACTGCGCGGTATGGAGGTGTTCGGCTACGACGATCACAACCACGGTGGCCACGCCGAGATGCGGTTCACCGATGTTCGCGTGCCGGCCAGCAACCTGATCGGTGAGGAGGGCGGCGGTTTCGCCGTCGCCCAGGCCCGTCTCGGGCCCGGACGAATCCATCACTGCATGCGGTCGATCGGTGTCGCCGAGCGCGCTGTCGAGTTGATGTGCGACCGGGTATCCGGCCGCACGGCCTTCGGGAAGCCGCTCTCCGAACAAGGGGTGATCCGCGACTGGATCGCCGAGTCGCGCGTGAAGATCGAGCAATTGCGCCTGTTGGTGCTCAAGACCGCCTGGTTGATGGACACAGTAGGTAATCGCGGCGCGCACACCGAAATCCAGGCGATCAAGATTGCGACTCCGCAGACGGTGCAGTGGATCTTGGACAAGGCCATTCAGGCCCACGGCGCCGGTGGGCTCTCGCAGGACTTCACCCTGGCCGAGTACTACGCGGGCATTCGTACTCTCCGGTTCGCCGACGGTCCCGACGAGGTACACAAGAATTCCCTCGCGCGCGCCGAGCTGAAGAAGCGGGCGGCGGCGAAGTGA
- a CDS encoding MaoC family dehydratase, with protein sequence MEIVNGPEELQAAVGRHFGYSDWVTVDQKRIDLFAEATGDHQWIHVDPERAAAGPFGSTIAHGYLTLSLIPMLVWQVYEVRGAKMGVNYGSNKVRFPQPVPVGSRLRAGVELLSVAEGGGGYQVVTRVTVEREGADKPACVAETVSVVVF encoded by the coding sequence ATGGAGATCGTGAACGGCCCGGAGGAACTGCAGGCCGCCGTCGGGCGTCACTTCGGCTACTCGGACTGGGTCACCGTCGATCAGAAGCGAATCGACCTGTTCGCAGAGGCGACGGGGGATCACCAGTGGATCCACGTCGACCCCGAGCGAGCCGCGGCCGGCCCCTTCGGATCGACCATCGCCCACGGGTACCTCACTCTCTCGCTCATCCCGATGCTGGTGTGGCAGGTCTACGAGGTACGGGGCGCGAAAATGGGGGTCAACTACGGCAGCAACAAGGTCCGATTCCCGCAACCGGTGCCCGTCGGGTCCCGGCTGCGAGCGGGCGTCGAGCTGCTCTCGGTCGCCGAGGGCGGCGGCGGGTATCAGGTGGTCACCCGGGTCACCGTGGAACGGGAGGGCGCCGATAAGCCCGCATGTGTCGCCGAAACGGTCTCGGTGGTGGTCTTCTGA
- a CDS encoding HAD family hydrolase, with amino-acid sequence MSRAVDVVLFDYGGVLTTPMGDSIRAWIADEDIDPAVFTATLKAWLGRDAAEGSPIHRLETGDLPEEDFDPLFAAALRTRDGGAVNPDGVLRRMFARVAADPAMWCLAEDLRAAGVAVGVVSNSWGSGNLYDRDRLAGLFGAVIISEEVGLRKPDPAIFELALDRLGVPPGRAAFLDDAVPNVEGAAALGLHAVHHTDARTTREALATLIPGLATEPTSEKENV; translated from the coding sequence GTGAGCCGTGCGGTGGACGTGGTGCTCTTCGACTACGGCGGGGTGCTCACCACGCCGATGGGCGACAGCATCCGCGCCTGGATCGCCGACGAGGACATCGATCCCGCGGTGTTCACCGCCACCCTCAAGGCCTGGCTCGGCCGCGACGCCGCCGAGGGGAGCCCGATCCACCGGCTGGAGACAGGCGACCTGCCCGAGGAGGACTTCGATCCGCTCTTCGCCGCGGCGCTGCGCACCCGCGACGGAGGAGCCGTGAATCCCGACGGCGTGCTCCGTCGGATGTTCGCCCGGGTCGCGGCCGATCCCGCGATGTGGTGTCTCGCCGAGGATCTCCGCGCGGCGGGAGTCGCGGTGGGCGTCGTGTCGAACAGCTGGGGCAGCGGCAACCTGTACGACCGTGACCGGCTCGCGGGGTTGTTCGGCGCGGTGATCATCTCGGAGGAGGTGGGCCTGCGGAAGCCGGACCCCGCCATCTTCGAGTTGGCGCTCGACCGGCTCGGCGTCCCGCCCGGCCGCGCGGCCTTCCTCGACGACGCCGTCCCCAACGTCGAGGGCGCGGCCGCCCTCGGACTGCACGCCGTGCACCACACCGACGCCCGCACCACCCGCGAGGCCCTGGCCACCCTGATCCCCGGCCTCGCAACCGAACCCACATCCGAAAAGGAGAACGTATGA
- a CDS encoding NADPH:quinone oxidoreductase family protein: protein MRAWQVPELGEPASVLRAVDLDIPTPGPGQVTVRTLATAANFPDVLMCRGLYQIKPDLPFTPGVELCGEIVTVGEGVDGFAVGERVLGGVALPHGGFAEYAVMNAAETFPAPSSLDDAQASSLFIGYQTGWFGLHRRAQLKAGETLLVHAAAGGVGSAAIQLGKAAGATVIGVVGGPAKAEVARALGADVVIDRHTEDFVEVVKAQTGGRGADVVYDPVGGETYKRSTKCIAFEGRILIVGFAGGSIQEAALNHALIKNYSIVGLHWGLYNRFDPAAVRACHADLTVLADAGQVAPLVSERLSFDEVPDGLQRLADGSTVGRVVYQADR, encoded by the coding sequence ATGAGGGCCTGGCAGGTACCGGAACTGGGCGAGCCGGCATCCGTGCTGCGCGCGGTGGATCTCGACATCCCGACCCCGGGACCGGGGCAGGTCACCGTGCGCACACTGGCCACGGCGGCGAACTTCCCCGACGTCCTCATGTGTCGCGGGCTGTACCAGATCAAGCCCGATCTGCCGTTCACCCCGGGCGTGGAACTGTGCGGCGAGATCGTCACCGTCGGTGAGGGAGTCGACGGATTCGCCGTGGGCGAAAGGGTTTTGGGCGGAGTCGCGCTCCCGCACGGCGGTTTCGCCGAGTACGCCGTGATGAACGCGGCCGAGACCTTCCCGGCACCGTCCTCGCTCGACGACGCCCAGGCCTCCTCGCTGTTCATCGGCTACCAGACCGGATGGTTCGGCCTGCACCGCCGGGCCCAGCTGAAGGCGGGGGAGACCCTGCTCGTGCACGCCGCCGCGGGCGGGGTGGGCAGCGCTGCGATCCAACTCGGCAAGGCCGCCGGCGCCACGGTGATCGGCGTGGTCGGCGGGCCCGCCAAGGCCGAGGTGGCCCGCGCGCTCGGCGCCGACGTGGTGATCGACCGGCACACCGAGGATTTCGTCGAGGTGGTCAAGGCGCAGACCGGCGGTCGCGGCGCCGACGTGGTGTACGACCCGGTGGGCGGCGAGACCTACAAGCGGTCCACCAAGTGCATCGCCTTCGAGGGGCGCATCCTGATCGTCGGCTTCGCCGGCGGCAGCATCCAGGAGGCGGCGCTCAACCACGCGCTGATCAAGAACTACTCCATCGTGGGCCTGCACTGGGGTCTGTACAACCGATTCGATCCGGCAGCGGTGCGGGCCTGCCACGCCGATCTGACGGTCCTCGCGGACGCCGGGCAGGTCGCCCCGCTGGTCAGTGAGCGACTGTCCTTCGACGAGGTCCCGGACGGTCTGCAGCGCCTGGCCGACGGCAGCACCGTGGGCCGCGTCGTCTACCAGGCCGACCGGTGA
- a CDS encoding phosphotransferase family protein, whose product MTDQHPGLDLEVLGTWLPQHVDGAGSDLEATLIAGGKSNLTYRISDGDRAWILRRPPVGKLLPSAHDMGREYRMMSALAGTGVPLPVMHAFCDDPGVLGAPFYVMSEIDGVPYRRSAELEELGPERTRTISERLVDTLVALHGVDPAAVGLSDYGRPEGFLGRQVERWNKQFAAAHTRDLPKVDQLYRALSSRVPADAKPGIVHGDYRLDNVLVDPQDRPAAVVDWELATIGDSLTDLALMVVYGRLAKVSRETVADVTEAPGFLSEQEIIDRYAAQSDRDLGDFGFYLALAAFKLAGIVEGIHYRYVNGQTVGAGFAEAGDAVNPLLDAGLQSLEEN is encoded by the coding sequence ATGACCGACCAGCACCCCGGGCTCGATCTCGAGGTTCTCGGAACATGGCTACCGCAGCACGTGGACGGCGCCGGTTCGGACCTCGAAGCGACGCTGATCGCAGGCGGCAAATCCAATCTCACCTATCGCATCTCAGACGGTGACCGGGCGTGGATCCTGCGCCGCCCGCCGGTCGGCAAGCTGCTTCCGTCCGCGCACGATATGGGCCGCGAGTACCGAATGATGTCCGCGCTCGCCGGTACCGGTGTTCCGCTCCCCGTGATGCACGCCTTCTGCGACGACCCCGGCGTGCTCGGCGCGCCCTTCTACGTGATGAGCGAGATCGACGGCGTGCCCTACCGTCGGTCGGCCGAGCTCGAGGAACTCGGACCCGAACGCACGCGGACCATCTCGGAGCGACTGGTCGACACCCTTGTCGCGCTCCACGGTGTTGATCCGGCCGCGGTCGGGCTCTCGGATTACGGCCGTCCCGAAGGCTTCCTCGGGCGGCAGGTGGAGCGGTGGAACAAGCAGTTCGCCGCCGCGCATACCCGCGATCTGCCGAAGGTGGACCAGTTGTATCGCGCACTGAGTTCCCGGGTTCCCGCTGATGCGAAACCCGGTATCGTGCACGGGGACTATCGCCTGGATAACGTCCTCGTCGACCCGCAGGACCGGCCCGCCGCCGTGGTCGACTGGGAACTCGCCACGATCGGCGACTCGCTGACCGACCTCGCGTTGATGGTGGTCTACGGCAGACTCGCGAAGGTCTCGCGCGAGACGGTCGCCGATGTCACCGAGGCTCCGGGTTTTCTCTCCGAACAGGAGATCATCGACCGGTACGCCGCTCAGAGCGACCGCGATCTGGGCGATTTCGGCTTCTACCTCGCGCTCGCGGCGTTCAAGTTGGCGGGGATCGTCGAGGGCATCCACTACCGCTACGTCAACGGCCAGACCGTCGGCGCGGGCTTCGCCGAGGCAGGCGACGCCGTGAACCCGCTGCTCGACGCCGGGCTGCAATCACTCGAGGAGAACTGA